In Myxococcales bacterium, one genomic interval encodes:
- a CDS encoding rod shape-determining protein has protein sequence MILDPILGFFSNDLAIDLGTANTLIYVKGKGIVAAEPSVVAVQRDTRGIKRVLAVGKEAKEMLGRTAGSVEAIRPMKDGVIADFEVTEAMLRYFIRKAHNRKTLIRPRIIVCIPFGVTEVEKRAVRESAESAGAREVYLIEEPMSAAVGAGLPITEPSGNMVVDVGGGTTEVAVISLGGIVFSKSIRIAGDKMDESIIQYIKRKYNMLIGERTAEAVKIAIGTAYPDGDARTMEIKGRDLVAGVPKTLEVNSEEIREAIVEPVNAIVDAVKITLERTPPELSADIVDRGIVLTGGGALLRNLDILLREETGLPVIVADDPLSCVVLGSGRALDRLDLFRGITVT, from the coding sequence ATGATTCTTGACCCGATACTTGGGTTTTTCTCCAACGACTTGGCGATCGACCTCGGAACCGCAAACACTCTGATATATGTGAAGGGCAAGGGGATAGTGGCGGCAGAACCTTCGGTGGTGGCCGTTCAGCGCGATACCCGCGGTATAAAACGCGTTCTTGCCGTAGGCAAGGAGGCCAAGGAGATGCTCGGCAGAACCGCCGGAAGCGTCGAAGCGATCCGCCCCATGAAGGATGGCGTCATTGCCGATTTTGAAGTGACTGAGGCGATGCTTCGTTACTTCATTCGCAAGGCGCACAATCGCAAGACTCTCATACGTCCGCGCATAATCGTATGTATTCCCTTTGGAGTCACTGAAGTTGAGAAGAGGGCGGTGCGTGAATCCGCGGAGTCCGCGGGGGCGCGCGAGGTGTACCTCATCGAAGAGCCGATGTCTGCTGCGGTGGGGGCCGGTCTTCCAATCACCGAGCCCTCCGGTAACATGGTCGTCGACGTCGGAGGCGGCACTACCGAAGTCGCCGTGATCTCCCTCGGTGGAATAGTTTTTTCCAAATCGATCCGCATAGCGGGCGATAAGATGGATGAGTCGATAATCCAGTACATAAAGAGAAAGTACAATATGCTCATCGGCGAAAGAACTGCTGAGGCCGTTAAAATAGCGATAGGCACCGCATATCCGGATGGTGATGCGCGTACAATGGAGATCAAGGGGCGCGATCTCGTCGCAGGTGTTCCGAAAACTCTCGAAGTCAATTCAGAGGAGATCAGGGAGGCTATCGTCGAGCCTGTAAATGCCATAGTAGATGCGGTGAAGATCACCCTCGAGAGGACTCCGCCGGAGCTCTCCGCCGACATAGTCGACCGCGGCATAGTTCTTACCGGAGGTGGCGCCCTTCTGAGAAATCTCGATATATTGCTTCGTGAAGAGACAGGGCTGCCGGTGATAGTCGCCGACGATCCGCTTAGCTGCGTAGTGCTCGGCTCAGGTCGTGCGCTCGACAGGCTGGATCTCTTCAGAGGGATAACAGTTACCTGA